One part of the Hyphomicrobiales bacterium genome encodes these proteins:
- a CDS encoding sterol desaturase family protein: MAVFEQFLPRRERFPARGRRWLTNWGMLIVDSIVLRILFPAAAVGVALWAEEAGFGLFNIIDVSLIFVVIFVIVFLDFAVWLEHVVSHHWPLLWRIHKVHHADVDLDVTSALRFHPLEIIVSMLWKGALVALLGAPAIAVLIFEIILNGMAMFNHSNVKLPLWLDRLLRPAVVTPDMHRIHHSIIERETNTNYGFNLSIWDRLFGVYTQDPVMGQQGMTIGLAEHQNREPTGLVWSLVLPFRTYQKVHAPDPLMDGEAAKAPVGRVETPSA, encoded by the coding sequence ATGGCGGTGTTTGAGCAGTTCTTGCCGCGCCGCGAACGATTTCCGGCGCGTGGCCGTCGCTGGCTGACCAATTGGGGCATGCTGATCGTCGACTCCATTGTTCTGCGCATCCTCTTCCCGGCGGCGGCGGTCGGTGTCGCACTATGGGCCGAAGAAGCCGGGTTCGGCCTGTTCAATATCATCGATGTTTCACTGATCTTCGTGGTGATCTTCGTGATCGTGTTTCTCGATTTCGCGGTTTGGCTGGAGCACGTTGTCTCCCACCATTGGCCGCTGCTTTGGCGCATTCACAAGGTGCACCATGCAGACGTCGATCTGGATGTCACGAGCGCCCTGCGCTTTCACCCGCTGGAGATCATCGTCTCCATGCTTTGGAAGGGCGCCTTGGTCGCGCTGCTCGGCGCACCGGCGATCGCCGTTCTGATCTTTGAGATCATCTTGAACGGCATGGCGATGTTCAACCATTCCAACGTCAAGCTGCCGCTCTGGCTAGATCGGCTATTGCGGCCTGCCGTGGTGACGCCGGACATGCATCGCATTCATCACTCGATCATCGAACGGGAGACGAACACGAATTACGGCTTCAACTTGTCGATCTGGGATCGCCTTTTTGGCGTCTACACGCAGGATCCCGTGATGGGTCAACAAGGCATGACGATTGGGCTGGCTGAGCATCAAAACCGGGAGCCGACCGGCCTGGTGTGGAGCCTGGTGTTGCCGTTTCGGACCTATCAGAAGGTCCATGCGCCAGATCCCTTGATGGATGGCGAGGCCGCTAAAGCCCCAGTGGGTCGAGTGGAAACGCCGTCAGCATAA
- a CDS encoding transporter substrate-binding domain-containing protein, whose protein sequence is MRNFLRLLVPAFLTLTLLPQAAMAQQVETASEGDVVQDENAPMGLSNLRFINPRARIALPEPMPGPVLRFVVADDFPPFAFLDGTGRLAGVHIDLIRAICDTLDLPCTLQARRFDQVAAAVQDDPNNLVLAAGLAVDRDTADRFTFSLPYYRFAARFVGASADAGNPDWVNGARIGVVENTAHAAFLRDAYADAEIATFPAAADLFRALRNEDISHAFGDGIDLAFWLASDQSGDCCAFVGPPIFSVTYFGEGLAFAVPRGQSQLVQALNAALIRLESSGDLETIMLTAFPLDPLGL, encoded by the coding sequence GTGCGCAACTTTTTACGCCTCCTCGTTCCAGCCTTCCTCACGCTGACCCTGCTTCCCCAGGCTGCGATGGCGCAGCAGGTCGAAACAGCGTCAGAGGGTGATGTCGTTCAGGACGAGAACGCACCGATGGGCCTCTCGAATCTGCGTTTCATAAACCCGCGCGCGCGCATCGCGCTGCCCGAGCCGATGCCTGGGCCGGTGCTGCGGTTCGTGGTTGCCGACGATTTCCCGCCCTTCGCCTTTCTGGATGGAACGGGCCGTCTTGCCGGTGTGCATATCGATCTGATCCGCGCCATCTGCGATACGTTGGATTTGCCCTGCACCTTACAGGCGCGCCGTTTCGATCAGGTTGCCGCAGCCGTTCAGGACGACCCGAACAATTTGGTGCTGGCGGCGGGCTTGGCGGTCGACCGTGACACCGCCGACCGCTTCACCTTTTCCTTGCCCTATTACCGTTTCGCGGCCCGGTTTGTCGGCGCCAGCGCCGACGCTGGGAACCCTGATTGGGTCAATGGCGCACGCATCGGCGTCGTTGAGAACACGGCCCACGCGGCCTTCCTGCGCGATGCGTATGCCGATGCAGAGATTGCAACCTTTCCCGCCGCCGCCGACCTGTTCCGCGCCTTGCGAAACGAAGATATCAGCCACGCTTTTGGCGACGGGATCGACCTGGCGTTCTGGCTCGCCAGCGACCAGTCCGGCGATTGCTGCGCGTTTGTCGGTCCGCCGATCTTCTCTGTCACCTATTTTGGCGAGGGTTTGGCCTTTGCGGTGCCGCGCGGCCAATCACAACTCGTTCAGGCGCTCAACGCCGCGCTCATTCGCCTGGAATCCTCAGGCGATTTGGAAACAATTATGCTGACGGCGTTTCCACTCGACCCACTGGGGCTTTAG
- a CDS encoding glycosyltransferase: protein MPGKPKSFAGKHRAPPKPQVKSAIPPGWSSALLDPDASLRALANKARYMPLRRADGARGAVYEDTPNARATVTRLIESHPKAAELLFLAPRGHVHALWADHLAPDLTQFSQTHLATTQPEMSARETLARRQTLALVAISLCLAFWALLAAPSLVVVLNLLFGCLYFTVGAARILAALSPVPRRVRYSPLAHRMAKADLPIYSVLVPIYDEAAMVPQLIASLRALDYPPDKLEIFLLAEADDQATLQALSRQNLPGHMAVIRVPPSEPRTKPKALNYALPLTRGAFLTIYDAEDRPEPDQLRKAVAAFSKDRGGGGAKLGCVQAALNVTNGRKTFLSRHFALEYMALFDVFLPALSRLDLPIPLGGTSNHFRRTALIKAGGWDPYNVTEDADLGIRLARLGYTTQMINSTTYEEAPTRFGPWIKQRARWFKGWWQTWLVHMRHPLRLMRELGAPGFFTFQTIMLGVLISVLIHPFFLLMTLWAMSGVGGPLYAAASGTGQVLITFNLGNFIIGYLATAMLSGAGADRRGVKHILPVLLTIPLYWVCLSAAGFLALWELIRRPHHWNKTPHGVG, encoded by the coding sequence ATGCCAGGCAAACCCAAATCCTTTGCCGGCAAGCATCGCGCGCCGCCAAAGCCGCAGGTCAAAAGTGCCATCCCGCCAGGTTGGTCATCGGCTCTTTTGGACCCTGATGCCAGCTTGCGGGCGCTCGCCAACAAAGCGCGCTACATGCCGCTGCGGCGAGCCGATGGGGCGCGCGGCGCTGTCTATGAGGATACGCCAAATGCGCGAGCGACCGTCACGCGGCTGATCGAAAGTCATCCCAAGGCCGCGGAGCTTCTGTTTCTTGCGCCACGCGGCCATGTCCATGCGCTTTGGGCCGATCATCTCGCGCCGGACCTGACCCAATTTTCGCAAACTCATCTCGCCACGACCCAGCCTGAAATGAGTGCGCGCGAAACGCTGGCGCGCCGCCAGACCCTGGCCCTCGTCGCCATCTCGCTCTGCCTGGCGTTTTGGGCACTGCTCGCCGCTCCCAGCTTGGTTGTGGTGCTCAACCTCCTGTTTGGCTGCCTCTATTTTACGGTCGGGGCGGCGCGCATCCTCGCCGCTCTCAGCCCGGTCCCAAGACGTGTGCGTTACAGTCCGTTGGCCCACCGGATGGCAAAAGCGGACCTGCCAATCTATTCGGTGCTCGTTCCGATCTACGATGAAGCGGCGATGGTGCCGCAATTGATTGCGTCGCTTCGCGCGCTGGATTATCCGCCTGATAAACTTGAGATTTTTCTGCTTGCCGAGGCCGATGATCAAGCAACCCTCCAAGCGCTATCGCGCCAAAATTTGCCCGGACACATGGCCGTCATACGCGTGCCGCCCAGCGAACCGCGCACGAAACCCAAGGCGCTCAATTACGCTCTACCGCTAACACGCGGTGCATTCCTCACCATCTATGATGCCGAGGACCGGCCTGAGCCGGACCAGCTGCGCAAAGCGGTGGCGGCGTTTTCCAAAGACAGAGGCGGAGGCGGGGCAAAACTCGGCTGCGTCCAGGCCGCACTCAACGTTACCAACGGACGCAAGACCTTCCTCTCGCGACACTTCGCATTGGAATACATGGCGCTGTTCGATGTGTTTTTGCCGGCCCTGTCACGCCTTGATTTACCGATCCCGCTGGGCGGAACATCGAACCATTTCCGTCGTACGGCTCTGATCAAGGCCGGCGGTTGGGACCCCTACAATGTGACCGAAGATGCCGATCTCGGCATCCGATTGGCGCGGCTTGGCTACACCACACAAATGATCAACTCGACGACCTATGAGGAGGCGCCGACGCGGTTTGGCCCGTGGATCAAACAAAGGGCACGCTGGTTCAAGGGCTGGTGGCAGACCTGGCTGGTGCATATGCGCCACCCGTTGCGCTTAATGCGCGAGCTTGGCGCTCCCGGGTTCTTCACCTTTCAAACCATCATGCTCGGTGTCCTGATCTCGGTGCTGATCCATCCGTTCTTCTTGCTCATGACGCTGTGGGCGATGAGCGGGGTTGGCGGGCCGCTCTACGCGGCGGCCAGCGGTACTGGGCAGGTTCTGATCACGTTCAATCTCGGCAATTTCATTATCGGCTATCTGGCAACCGCCATGCTCAGCGGCGCTGGCGCGGATCGGCGCGGCGTCAAACACATTCTGCCTGTGCTGCTCACCATCCCACTCTATTGGGTTTGCCTATCGGCGGCCGGGTTCCTGGCACTCTGGGAATTGATCCGCCGCCCACACCATTGGAACAAGACGCCGCATGGGGTGGGGTGA
- a CDS encoding VOC family protein has product MIKEIKGLHHVTSMATDANTNNQFFTHTLGLRRVKKTVNFDAPEVYHLYYGDEIGTPGSVMTYFPFGRMPRGERGAGEVGVTEFAVPTGSLAYWKERLGKHDVVDLTEETAFGEQRLAFEGPDGDSFALVESDPQGRTPWTGTDVPEDAGILGFRGARFQLRDADATGELLSFMGYQTAESDGDLTRYVVEGGNAADTIDLHAVAGAPLADQGAGSVHHIAFAVENRAAQLEVRKALLDTGNQVTPVIDRDYFWAIYFRTPGGILFEVATNEPGFDRDEDTAHLGEALKLPTRYEDHRAKIETFLPPIED; this is encoded by the coding sequence ATGATCAAAGAGATCAAAGGTCTGCATCACGTCACATCGATGGCCACCGATGCGAACACCAACAATCAGTTTTTCACGCACACGCTCGGCCTGCGCCGGGTCAAGAAGACGGTCAACTTCGACGCGCCTGAGGTGTATCATCTTTATTACGGCGACGAGATCGGAACACCGGGCTCGGTGATGACCTATTTTCCTTTCGGCCGGATGCCACGCGGTGAACGAGGCGCCGGCGAAGTGGGCGTAACAGAGTTTGCGGTGCCGACCGGATCGCTCGCCTATTGGAAAGAGCGGCTAGGCAAGCATGACGTTGTCGACCTGACCGAAGAAACCGCCTTTGGCGAACAACGGCTTGCCTTTGAGGGCCCTGATGGCGACAGCTTCGCGTTGGTGGAAAGTGATCCGCAAGGGCGCACGCCTTGGACTGGCACCGATGTGCCGGAGGATGCCGGCATTTTGGGCTTTCGCGGCGCGCGTTTTCAACTGCGCGATGCGGATGCCACGGGCGAGCTTCTCTCATTCATGGGCTACCAGACAGCTGAATCGGACGGCGACCTCACCCGATACGTGGTCGAAGGTGGCAATGCCGCCGATACAATCGACCTACACGCCGTCGCTGGCGCGCCGTTGGCAGACCAGGGTGCGGGATCGGTGCATCACATCGCCTTTGCCGTTGAGAACCGCGCCGCGCAGCTTGAGGTGCGCAAGGCGCTGTTGGACACCGGCAATCAGGTGACGCCCGTCATCGACCGCGATTACTTCTGGGCGATCTATTTCCGCACGCCGGGAGGGATCCTGTTCGAGGTGGCGACCAACGAGCCAGGCTTCGACCGCGATGAAGACACCGCTCACCTCGGCGAGGCATTGAAGCTGCCGACCCGTTACGAAGACCATCGGGCAAAGATCGAAACGTTCTTACCGCCAATCGAAGACTAG
- a CDS encoding alpha/beta hydrolase, whose amino-acid sequence MSKDSYHALTTTPQDGKPLLFAFHGTGGDEHQFFDLAKSLVPGAGVVSPRGDVSEMGANRFFRRTGEGVYDLDDLAKRTAQMAAYVESFKAEHPESPVYGFGYSNGANILASVVLTRPDLFDRIGLLHPLIPWDPDPVEGLRGRKVLISAGRQDPITLWPASERLITWFQDQGAEVSTAVHEGGHELRETEIEALAQLLTG is encoded by the coding sequence ATGTCAAAAGATTCCTATCACGCGCTCACCACGACGCCGCAGGATGGCAAACCGCTACTGTTTGCCTTTCACGGCACCGGCGGCGATGAGCATCAGTTCTTTGACCTGGCTAAATCGTTGGTGCCGGGCGCTGGCGTCGTCTCGCCGCGCGGCGATGTGTCGGAGATGGGCGCCAACCGCTTCTTCCGGCGGACCGGCGAAGGCGTCTACGACCTGGACGATCTGGCAAAACGCACCGCGCAGATGGCCGCCTATGTCGAATCCTTCAAGGCCGAGCATCCGGAAAGCCCGGTCTATGGATTTGGCTATTCCAACGGGGCCAACATCCTCGCCTCGGTCGTGCTGACCCGCCCTGATCTATTTGACCGCATCGGTCTGCTGCATCCCTTGATCCCTTGGGATCCGGACCCGGTCGAGGGTTTGCGAGGCCGCAAGGTGCTGATTTCGGCCGGTCGTCAGGATCCAATCACGCTGTGGCCAGCCAGCGAGCGTCTGATCACCTGGTTCCAAGATCAGGGCGCAGAGGTCAGTACTGCTGTCCATGAAGGCGGCCATGAACTGCGCGAAACGGAAATCGAGGCGTTAGCCCAACTCCTAACGGGCTAG
- a CDS encoding thioredoxin family protein gives MNRRLFLTSAMALVLAPTVGPNAASASDFVEYTPGVIESALDEGKTVFVDYSATWCGTCRRQERVVNNLRATNPAYDQAMTFVRVDWDTYRTHEVAVRRSIPRRSTLLVLRGNQELGRIVAGTSATDIRQLMDRGL, from the coding sequence ATGAACCGCCGCCTGTTTCTCACGTCTGCGATGGCCCTGGTGCTGGCCCCAACCGTTGGCCCTAACGCCGCTTCGGCGTCCGATTTCGTCGAGTATACGCCTGGCGTGATTGAGAGCGCCTTGGATGAAGGCAAGACGGTGTTTGTCGACTATTCTGCCACCTGGTGTGGGACCTGCCGTCGCCAAGAGCGCGTGGTCAACAATTTGCGTGCCACCAACCCAGCCTACGATCAGGCGATGACCTTTGTGCGTGTGGATTGGGACACCTATCGGACGCACGAGGTGGCGGTTCGTCGCTCAATTCCGCGCCGCTCGACCTTACTTGTCCTGCGCGGCAATCAGGAGCTTGGCCGCATAGTAGCGGGAACCTCAGCCACCGACATCCGGCAGCTCATGGATCGTGGGCTCTAA
- a CDS encoding cytochrome c biogenesis protein CcdA gives MMDLIFAYAAGLLTLINPCVLPVLPIVLVGALNASRFGPLALAAGMSLSFVLFGVTVTAFGSAIGLTQESLAQIGAVLMMAFGLVMLVPAFSRRFQLATAGAAAGAGNRMADMDTSDLRGQFLGGALLGMVWSPCIGPTLGGAIALASQGENLVYVTLIMTFFALGVSTLILAIGYGARETIRARADSLRTLAERAKPAIGATFFAVGLMLLLGVHHYVESWALDVMPIWLQDLSVSL, from the coding sequence ATGATGGACCTGATTTTCGCTTACGCTGCCGGCTTGCTGACGCTGATCAACCCTTGCGTGCTTCCAGTGCTGCCGATCGTGCTGGTCGGCGCACTCAACGCCAGCCGCTTCGGGCCGCTGGCACTTGCTGCTGGGATGAGCCTGTCCTTCGTACTGTTCGGTGTCACGGTGACCGCCTTTGGCAGCGCCATTGGGCTGACCCAGGAATCGCTGGCGCAGATCGGCGCGGTCCTCATGATGGCGTTCGGGTTGGTCATGCTGGTGCCGGCCTTTTCGCGTCGGTTCCAACTGGCGACGGCTGGCGCGGCCGCTGGCGCCGGCAACCGCATGGCCGACATGGACACGTCCGATTTGCGGGGTCAGTTCCTGGGGGGCGCGCTGCTCGGCATGGTTTGGTCGCCCTGCATTGGCCCGACACTCGGTGGCGCGATCGCGCTCGCCTCGCAGGGCGAGAACCTTGTCTACGTCACGCTGATCATGACGTTTTTTGCCCTTGGCGTTTCGACGCTGATCCTCGCCATCGGTTATGGCGCGCGCGAAACCATACGCGCCCGCGCTGACAGCCTGAGGACCTTGGCCGAACGCGCGAAACCGGCGATTGGCGCAACCTTCTTTGCCGTCGGCCTGATGTTGCTGCTTGGCGTCCACCACTATGTCGAAAGCTGGGCGCTGGATGTGATGCCGATCTGGCTTCAAGACCTGTCCGTTTCCCTTTGA
- a CDS encoding ion transporter, whose translation MREQVEAFITSRRFEVAITALIIVNAITLGLETSEAVMARFGPVLLFIDRAVLWVFVVELALRFYVYRTKFFHDPWRIFDFVIVGIALMPTTGSLSVLRALRILRVLRLVSMVPSLRRVVGGLIAALPGMGSITVLLTLIFYVFSVIATKLYGTGQGACEAVEGRCAELVEWFGTLPASAYSLFQVMTLESWSMGIVRPVMEVHPYAWTFFIPFILCTTFTVLNLFIGIIVSAMQAEHEATAEQERADLHEEQKVILTELRALRSDVAELKKG comes from the coding sequence ATGCGCGAACAGGTTGAAGCCTTCATCACCAGCCGCCGCTTTGAGGTGGCGATCACCGCCCTCATCATCGTGAATGCCATTACGCTTGGACTGGAGACGTCCGAAGCGGTCATGGCGCGATTCGGACCGGTGCTTTTGTTCATCGACCGGGCTGTGCTTTGGGTGTTCGTGGTGGAGCTTGCGCTGCGGTTCTACGTTTACCGAACGAAATTTTTTCACGATCCTTGGCGCATCTTCGATTTCGTCATTGTCGGCATCGCGCTTATGCCAACCACCGGCAGCCTGTCAGTGTTGCGGGCGCTGCGCATTCTGCGCGTGCTGCGCCTTGTTTCCATGGTGCCGTCACTGCGTCGCGTCGTCGGTGGGCTCATCGCCGCTTTACCGGGCATGGGTTCGATCACCGTGCTTTTGACGCTGATCTTTTACGTTTTCTCGGTGATTGCGACCAAGCTTTACGGCACCGGCCAGGGCGCCTGCGAGGCGGTAGAAGGTCGGTGCGCGGAGCTTGTTGAATGGTTTGGCACCCTGCCCGCCTCGGCCTATTCGCTGTTCCAGGTCATGACGTTAGAAAGCTGGTCGATGGGCATCGTGCGCCCAGTGATGGAGGTCCACCCTTATGCCTGGACGTTCTTCATCCCGTTCATTCTCTGCACGACCTTTACCGTGCTTAATCTGTTTATCGGTATCATCGTCTCGGCCATGCAGGCCGAGCATGAGGCAACCGCCGAACAGGAACGCGCCGATCTGCACGAAGAGCAGAAGGTGATCTTGACCGAGCTGCGCGCGTTGCGGTCAGACGTGGCGGAGTTGAAGAAGGGATAG
- a CDS encoding 2'-deoxycytidine 5'-triphosphate deaminase, with the protein MSATLPSFGPHDGILPDHDIHAMVAAGAISHATPLDDDQVQPASLDLRLGQTAYRIKASFLPGAGRTVAERLDEIALHQMPLEKGAVLETGCIYLVELNEALALPPEVSAATNPKSSTGRLDIFTRVITDGGAVFDQIPAGYAGKLYLEVAPQSFPILVKPGSRLSQIRFRCGNTLLSDKELKSLDQRLGLVEGARAQFQNGLAVSIDLKGGEDGLIGYRAKRPGGLVKVDDKAGLDREAYWEPLFADASQSLIFDPTAFYILVSREAVHVPADYAAEMVPFDPLVGEFRVHYAGFFDPGFGAPEADGKGARAVLEVRSREVPFLVEHGQMIGRLVFETMRERPTTLYGAGGVSNYQAQGLKLSKHFR; encoded by the coding sequence ATGAGCGCCACACTTCCCTCCTTTGGCCCCCACGATGGCATCCTGCCTGACCACGACATCCACGCGATGGTCGCGGCGGGTGCGATCTCCCATGCCACGCCGCTGGACGACGATCAGGTTCAACCGGCCAGTCTTGATCTGCGCCTCGGTCAGACGGCCTATCGCATCAAGGCGAGTTTCCTGCCGGGCGCAGGTCGAACCGTCGCTGAACGACTTGACGAGATCGCTTTGCACCAGATGCCGCTCGAGAAAGGTGCGGTGCTTGAAACCGGCTGCATCTACCTTGTGGAGCTGAATGAAGCGCTGGCGCTGCCGCCGGAAGTGAGCGCCGCGACCAATCCGAAAAGTTCCACTGGGCGCCTTGATATCTTCACCCGTGTGATCACCGATGGTGGGGCGGTGTTCGATCAGATCCCCGCGGGTTATGCCGGAAAACTTTATTTGGAAGTCGCGCCGCAGAGCTTCCCGATCCTGGTGAAGCCGGGTTCACGGTTGTCGCAAATCCGCTTTCGCTGCGGCAACACGCTGCTTTCGGACAAGGAGCTGAAAAGCCTCGACCAGCGCCTTGGTTTGGTTGAAGGCGCGCGAGCGCAATTCCAGAATGGTCTGGCGGTCTCGATCGACCTGAAAGGCGGCGAGGACGGCTTGATCGGTTACCGCGCCAAACGCCCAGGCGGCCTGGTGAAGGTCGATGACAAGGCTGGTCTAGATCGCGAGGCCTATTGGGAGCCGCTTTTTGCCGACGCATCCCAATCCCTGATTTTTGATCCGACCGCGTTCTACATCTTGGTGTCCCGCGAGGCGGTGCATGTTCCAGCGGACTACGCCGCGGAGATGGTGCCCTTCGATCCGCTCGTCGGAGAATTTCGTGTGCACTATGCCGGGTTCTTCGATCCTGGCTTCGGCGCGCCGGAAGCCGATGGCAAAGGCGCCCGCGCGGTGCTTGAAGTGCGCTCGCGCGAAGTGCCGTTTCTGGTCGAGCACGGCCAAATGATCGGCCGGCTGGTGTTCGAGACGATGCGCGAGCGCCCAACAACGCTCTATGGCGCGGGCGGCGTTTCCAACTACCAGGCGCAGGGTCTGAAGCTTTCGAAGCATTTTCGATAG